The Episyrphus balteatus chromosome 4, idEpiBalt1.1, whole genome shotgun sequence genome includes a window with the following:
- the LOC129919835 gene encoding trypsin beta-like produces MFKLVVFISLVACALGSTIPEGLLPQLDGRIVGGEETTISEFPYQLSMMNRGSHSCGASLLTPRYALTAAHCVSGASASNLKIRAGSSSRSSGGTVVQVERVKAHPLYKSSTMMYDVAILKLESALPLGPDISTIELVKESPAEGTRAVVSGWGTKSSGALTIPTVLRFVSVKIVSREVCGSKSYSYGSDIKATMICAQASGKDACQGDSGGPLAVDAGQAGIVSWGYGCAAKNYPGVYTDVAAVRPWIIETILQL; encoded by the coding sequence atgttcaaGTTGGTAGTATTTATTTCATTGGTCGCCTGTGCGTTGGGGTCCACCATCCCTGAAGGCCTATTACCTCAGTTAGATGGACGCATTGTCGGTGGCGAGGAAACGACAATATCAGAATTTCCATACCAACTTTCCATGATGAACAGAGGCAGTCACAGTTGTGGAGCTAGTTTATTAACTCCAAGATATGCCTTGACAGCTGCTCATTGTGTTTCTGGTGCTTCTGCGAGCAATTTGAAAATTCGTGCTGGATCTTCGTCAAGAAGCAGTGGTGGAACAGTTGTTCAAGTTGAAAGGGTTAAAGCTCACCCACTCTACAAATCCAGCACGATGATGTACGATGTTGCTATCCTTAAATTGGAAAGTGCGCTCCCTCTTGGACCAGACATTAGCACTATTGAGTTAGTCAAAGAATCACCAGCTGAAGGAACTCGCGCTGTTGTCAGTGGTTGGGGTACAAAGAGCTCTGGAGCTCTCACCATTCCTACTGTTCTACGATTTGTGAGTGTTAAAATTGTCAGCCGCGAAGTGTGTGGATCAAAATCTTATTCTTATGGAAGTGACATCAAGGCGACCATGATTTGCGCACAAGCATCTGGAAAGGATGCATGCCAAGGTGATTCTGGTGGCCCATTGGCCGTTGATGCTGGACAAGCTGGTATTGTTTCATGGGGTTATGGATGTGCCGCTAAGAATTATCCTGGTGTTTATACTGATGTCGCTGCAGTTCGCCCATGGATTATTGAAACTATTTTGCAATTGTAA